The DNA segment GTTTGTTGTCCTCTTGAAAAAGCTCCATCCCAGGAGATGAGGAATCAATAATATATGCTTTTTTGGAAAAGTTGTTTCGTTCATTATTTATAGGTTTATTTGGGTATCATGTTCTGTGTAAGGTTTGGGCTCTTCATGAGTTTCTTCCACTGGATATTTAAACTTTTTACTCACTAACCATGATCATGGTGGGAGGACGACATGATACTATTCTCACTTTTGCATGTATGAAATTAGTTACTACCATATGCTTTCCTCTTCCTTCATTGTCTTTTAAATGTCTGTTTCAGCTTGAGGTTGAGTTTAAGAAATGCTAATTTACAAGCAAAGGCAAACATGAGGAAAGCTGCCCAAGAAGAGGTAATTTGTATATTTGTGTAGAGATTCTGTTTAGCATGCCAGAATTATTAATTTCCGAAACATCCTGCAATTTATCCTTCTTTGTGACTGATACTCACAAAAGAAATCATTCTGTCATCTTTGTTGATATGATGTCAAACACATGGAAATTTATTACCTGCAATATCTCCTCTTTTGGCCCTGATACTTACAAAAGATGTCATGTTGACATCTGCCTTCGTACGATGTCAGAGGGAGCTTCTGTTGGGAGGTGGAGAAGAATCTACAGTTCGCAGGCGAAATCTACAGTACGTGGTGCTTTTTAAGTCGTTATACTGCCGTGGTTatatcttctttaaaaattcatgCAGCTATGTTTTCGTGGGGAAGAAGTATCAAAATGTTTCTTTCTATTGAACTGAGGTGCCATATATCTAAACTATTTATGTATTTTCCAGGACAAAAGCTGGAATGACATCTGCAGCTGAAAGCATTACGGAGAGCCTGCGCCGCACTCGCCAACTTATGGTTCAGGTTATTGCCatctttcttctattttgatcTGCTTGATTTTAAGACCCATTTTCTTTTTActcatattattatttttgagctttgTGTGTTGCATAACGCTGCTTGTTCTCTTGTCGTTTATACTATGTTTACAGGAGGTTGAAAGAAGTGCAAGCACTCTAATGACAGTTGGTAAGTACCTTTCCATGTTTATGAATGACATTCACTCTTGGCATGATGTCTTTAATCTTTATTATCAGTTTACTTTATGTTGCTTCATTCAGAtgacatttttcttttcttccctaGTTCTTTTGCTATTTATTGAGTCGTTGTTACTTCATAAAAAGATTTTGATTGCATGAAATGGATGGTTAAGAAAAAGTTCATATTGAgatgaaagttttttttttccttccccttttccttttttctttttgaagggTATATatagggatggcaatggggcaGTGCGGGTACGGGTTTGAACCTATGTGGGGCGGGGCGGTTTTGTGACTGTGTGGGTGCGGGGCGGTTTAAagttttttagaaaaaaatctTGCGGTTTGCGGGCGGGTGCGGGTTGACGCGGGTGTGACCAAGAAACACATACTGATTCAAAATTATACATTAATGCTTATAACAGTCTACTAGTGTCGTACTatgtattatttttcttattagGTTACATGGTTTCTCACCTTTATAAATAAGATGGACTTAGAGCTATTTGTACTTTTCCTTTCTTGATGATTTGGGGATTGAAGTCTCAAACGACTCATTGCAACATGAATGAAAAATGTTACAACAACCAAGCTTATAGCAATTGTAATTAAAAGACAAAAACTTAAACGGAAAACTCATTAATTTAGAAAAGTCTTCCTAACTTGCAAACCattaatgaaaaaaagaagaagataaccTAAGACTTGAATATGGTAACAACTGCAAGACACTGTCGCTTTAATTTTGTTAGAAAGGTGCTTGTATAGGACTTGggtttaaattaaattaatactatttctggaaaatgaaaaagatgtTTATGAATCTCATTTTTTACTATcaaattattcaaaaaaaaaaatttaagaaaatttaaGCGGTGCGGGGCGGGTGCGGGTATATGTGGGGCAGGGTGGGTTGAAAACAACAAATTACGCGATGCGGGGCGGCGCAGGTTGAAATCTTCGCGGGTTTATGTGGGTTTGCCCCGCAACCACACCACACCGCACAGCACCGTTTGACATCCCTAGGTATATAAGATATTTCTTTAAGAATGGTGCTATATCCACAGAAACATCAAAGAACTGCAGTTTTTCTAGCCATGCAACAAAAATAATGGGGCCTCTTTCTGGACATAATGTTAGGAAGTGTGTCAAACATTCTATAGGATGAATAAGTTTGTAATTACAGCGAAAACATATtcggtttgacaagtatcctgcTTGCTTCTGAATAGATTCTTCTTCTGTTACTTTTGATTATGCTTCTGAAGTAATGTGGAAAATAAACGTCATAAACCTCAATTTCTGATATATGCCATTTTTGTTGGTTAATTAAAGCTCTACTTAGAGCTAGGTCTTGTTGTATTATTTGACTGATCACCCAGGTTATGTACTAGGTTAAGTGCACTTAAATATGTTTACCTCACCGTAAAAGTAGCCTCTCTATCtctataaggtaggggtaaggtctgcgtacacactaccctccccagaccccatttatgggaatacactaggtttgttgttgttgttgttgttgttgtttgcggCATAAAAGCTTAATGGGCGTAAGGAAAAATGTAACCAGAATTTGACCAGAAAATACATTGAAGTTATTCATTACATTGCTTGATGGATCTGTCCCATCCAATGTGGTATGCTATACATGATTCGGTTTGGTTTCTTTGATGAGGCGTGTTCAAGAGATACACCTCTTGAAAGATGACAACAACATGGTTACTTTTACAACATGTGCATTTACTATCCAATGTGACGAGTCTGGTAGTCGGTTTTATGACTTTTGGACCGTATTCTTCATATCCTGAATGTGGAATGTAAGTTGAGACTAGATGACAATGTACACGGTCTGGATACTGCAGATGAATCAACAGGGGTATTAACGAAAGCTGAGAGTGAATACAAAGGCCACCGCTCCTTGCTAACAAGAACGCGGAGCCTTCTGTCCACAATGCAACGGCAGGACGTTCTGGACAGGTATCATGTGACAATGACTTTTATAAAATAACGTTGACCTTTCTTTGCAATTCTACTCTCAATTTTGTTGTATCCTACTTCTCCCTGCTAGTTAGTATGTTgtttaaaaatgtatttaacCTTTATTGCAACACTAACGCGATTTTGAGCAGGGTGATACTGGTTGTTGGATTTGTTATTTTCTCCTTGGCCGTTCTTTATGTGGTGTCAAAGCGTATTGGCCTGCTCAAGTTGCAGCGTAAGCTAATTCAAGCTGTGAAGGCTGGTACAGCTGGACAGGTGGAGATAGTACCCGGAGTTGGTAGAGAAGGTGCAAATGTTGCTCAGGTTCAGATGAATCCTGCACCTGAGTTAAATGTACCCTTAGAACAAGCAATGCATGATGAACTTTGAATTCCTTTTTGTTTTGTACATTTTTTGTTACATGCAATTTCATCTATGAAGCTCCATATCTTGGTACAGCATTACAATAACATAGTTTTgtgttcttttgttttttctattATTCACAGCTTGCCTTGGTCCCTTCATCTTTGGTCTTTACCCCATTggttatatattttttatcttgGTATTGTAGACATAGATAAACAGTATATGCCCAGTAATCTTTCAGAGAATGCATGTACAATCTTGTTGTGTTCTTGCACTTGGGCATAGCATACAATGGCGGAGGCAGGATTTCTGCTTAGGGGTttcaaaaaagattttttttaaaaaaagattgtGGCCAGAGGGAATAGAACCAGCAACCTCACAAAGGTTTTGAAGTCCCTTGATCACTGAGATACGCTTTTAGGCTGtgtcaaggggattcaacatATAATTTATAGAAACACAAAACAAATTTTGCCTTATATGCACAGTATAATTTTCCAGCGAAGGAGATTCTGCTGAACCCCCTTCCGCCCCATAAATCCGCCCCCGATAGCATAATCTTCCCAATGACTAAAACAGAATAAAATGACATCTATTTCCTATTTCAACCCCAAAATTGACATAGCAATACTCTTTGTAGATAACCAAATAAAATTGAGAAGGATGTAGAGTTCGAGCCATTTATAATTGGACATAGGAAAATGAAGAAACTATTTTATACATGCATAATTAAGATTATGCTAAGAGCCAGAAATTTCTATGAGTTTTGGTGTTGAGAAGGTATCCTGCAGTTTGGCCTTTCCTCTGTACTGCAACACAGGTGCATTTGCTGTTCTCAATCAAATATTCTGCCATATCCAGCCCCAGCCCTCTTAGCGATACACTTCGTCTTGGCAAGTGTTCCTCAACTATAGTCTCCCACATCTTAGTGCGCCTGAGAATGCTAGGAACAGGTGATTCTGGTTGAAATCAATCTTTTTTTCTGATAACCGACAAATTTTCAATGGCCATTTGGCGCACGGTTTGAAACTCGATGGACAATGGGTCCGCTCCTTTACCTTTAACCACTTAATCCTTGCAAGAAGTAAAGGTTTCTTTAAATAGCCACGGGCCATGGCTCCTTACTCGGTAACATTGTTATTAATACCTCTAATTACAaaataaattctcattttgaatTAGCTAATGTGTGGAAGGATTACAAACTCACCGAAGTATTACGTTAGAAAGACTCCTTCTTTGACCTATAACAAGGACATCAATACCAAGGGATGCAGCTTTAGCAAGAATGATAGAAGCCTTTTCCTTGGCATTGCCATCCATTTCCACCGTCTCTGTACAAACCTTTATCTTAGGTTGCGCAACCTCACACGCATGTTTCATTGTCCCAAGAAAATCCATGTATCCCTTTCCTCCGCATCCTCTAACACCACCGTCTTCCGCCACATTGGAGAGCATGGACGACGACGGTGGTGATGCATAGGATGCTAGTGATTTCTTAAAGAAAGCACCGAACGGATTATTGTGTATGCCTCTTCCTTCTTCAGATTGAGAGGGTAGAGAGGTCGTGGACGTGGACGTGGACGAGAACGAAGATGTAGCTGAGTTTGGCAATGGCTTCTTGATGATAGAACCAAGGAGATTCCTCCATGCATTAGGGTTACCAACATGCAAAAGAATCAACATGTCATTTTCCGCGACTGCATGGGAGAGCGCGTATTGAAGGGCGGCTGCTGATTCACGAGTTGGATCGGCTACCACCATTACTTTTCGTGTTGAGTTCTTTCCATCTGCCATAATATGGTCTCAGGCCATTAGTTACCACCGCAACTGCAACCGCAGCCGTGAACCACCCGCCTCCACCAACACCGCCAACGTTGGTTCTCTCCTAATGATAAAACCAGGGCTTGTGGGAATGGTAGAGGAACGGTAAACAAGGAAGAAAACAAGAATATGAGGCTGTCATCTTTTTAGGCTTCTCGTATATATATGATACCCATGTATATCTGTTAAAAGGGTAGTTTCCTATGCAAAAAAAATTGTGATTCCTAAACTTAATGCCTTTCTTACTGTCTGAAAAAGCCATTAGAAAGACCAAATGCATATCAACCTCTCGTGTTGAAAGGGTAACAAACTTTTGACCTTCTATGTTCtccatatatacatacatacaactTGTTCTGTTTACGATAAAATATACTATacttaattagaattttaatagtttatttgaagaataaaaattatggggggaagaaaaggaaaaatacgtCATTAACTTATTATTAAGAGATAATATTTCGCTATGTATTAGATGCATCCTACAAGTGATTGTCCCAGTTTTGAAAGTTAAGCCTTCAGGAAAGCTTGGCTACAACCACAACTTGCAAATTCTCGACTATTTGAAGAACTTTGTTTGCATCTTTTTTATCTTAATCATGTTTTCTTAGAAGCAAATTGGGTTCTCAAGATCTTTTTATGCTCATGCATCTAGTTTCGGAAATTCATTGGCCCGACTAAATTAGATTCTTGAAATTCGCTAGCTTAGATCAACTCTCATATAATAGCTAGGGGCAACAAGCAAGGACTGTAAATTCGTTATATAACTCAACATGACTTTCAAACAGTACCAGAGTAGAAACTGCAAACCTTAACGTTAGCTTCTCAATCTCATCACGCAtatttaaaggaaaaaaaaatatctaGAACAATAGCTTCATCAACAGAAATATGGAAATGACGTTGAATCCATAAAAAACTGCATACTTTAATTACACTTTAAGGAAGAAAGTAAGCAGCTACAATTGCATTAACAAGTAGCTTATTCCCTCCAGATGATAGTACATAAATCAGAAGCTTGGCAGTTTGAAATTATACCAAGGTTGTACTTATTAAGAACTAGTTCAAAAAAATCTCGAAAGTAATGACCCACCCTAACTCTGCTAAATTTGTCTTCCTCAGTGCAGACGACAGCAAACGATCTAGAAGCACATTTCGGGTACTTACAATTGTAATTGGGAGATACCAAGATGATGACCACTTAATATGCAGCTTCTGCATCAATAGCCAATCACTGAAATCACATCATATGGAACATGAGCAATATGATAAGAGAGGGAAGCAAAGGTCTAGTACTGCATATATTGACCAGGAAAAGAAAGAACTAAACAGAGCTCGTACGTGATCAGACAACAGCCAACATCAGCTTGTAGCATTTAATTTTTCTAAAAGGATTTTGTTCAAAAGTTTTGGATTTGCTTTGCCTTTCGATTCCTTCATCACCTAGTGATCACAAATGTGGAAAAAAATATTAGTCAGCTTGATGTCAAAACAATAAATTTCAAGGAGAACTAAAGGAAAACATACCTGGCCAGCAAAAAAACCTTGCAATTTAGTTTTACCACCACGGTATTGTTCTAGCTGCTTTGGATTATCTGCAATCACCTTATCTACCATTTTCTCAATCTCCGCAGTGTCAACAATCTGTttattcaaaaatagaaaagtacATCAGATTCCTTTCATAACGTGTATGCAAGTTGCCTAACTAGTTTCCAATTGCCAGTCATGTAAATCGACAACAACAAACACTTCTTTAGATCAAATAACTTCAAAAACATTACCACAAGGACAGTCAGTCTGAATTATAGATAGTTCACTTCGGTCAAGATTTGTTTCCGGACAAGATAGCTCATGGTAGAAATCCCTATTCAAGGCAGTGTAATCGAAAAACATGCACACACAGCTCGACACGCTTCAGAAGATAATTTTGGCAATTATCAATGCCAATTAAAGTAGATTTTGCACAAAGTTCTTACAGTCAAACTAACAGAGTTGTGCTGAGGCTTTTACAAAGCTGGGATAATAATAATTTAGTCATTAGGTTTTTAAAGCTTATACCATAATAATACCTCAATTTTCATCTCAACTTGTTATAAATAGGGTTTTGTTATGCAAATCGTTAAGCCTTGGAAGTAACACTAAGCATCAACCTAGTTAACATAATCTTCTGGCAATCTGAAGTTGGCTGGATGTCTATTTGAGGTGTATATTCCTCCTCAAGTATCTTTAGTTGTAGTTGTGTCATGATCAGCTTCCTCATTTTTAATCAAAGGATCTCTAAACGACTACAAGTCAGGTAATATGGTCTATGACTTTAACTCTACCTATCAGAATGAGGATAACTAGACGTAGTAAATGATGAAAGGTGATAATTATATGGTTTAGAAATTTAAAAGAACCCATTTCTATAGATAATTTAACAGCTCTTCAACGGAACAGCAAAGACATTTGACTTATATTGATTCGAAACAAGAGGAATAAACTAGAGTCCTTGCAATATTGCAAGCCAGCTTACCTGAACCAAATCCTTTTCTTTTATCAGTCCCTTGACAGTTCCACCCTTGGCCATTAGCTCAAATAAAATCTGTAAAGTTCAATGACAACTGATCAAACAGAAACATGCTAATTGAACAGAGTGGATCCAAGTAAAGCCAGTGAAGAAAGCGGTCCACTGGCATATATTTAAGCAGTTATAACGAATGCTACTCATAATGCACAAGTATACTCTTCCCTTCTCTTCTATGCACATGTATTTTCGAAATAACTTTCATGACACACTAATTATGCCAGTACGATTCTCGAATAGTAAAGCTGATTTCTCACGCTCAAACAATAGTTAATTATTATCGCAAAGTTCAGTTCACTACAAAGGGTTACATTGCTGCCATCGCTGAGACTCTTTTAATTGGCCTCTATAGCAAATCTTATCACTCCTGACTGTCTGATAAAAGGTATATGTTTAATTCCTGATATATATGTTCCATCTTTAACTACCCTGTTTCTAAGATGCTGCAGTTAGAAGCATCGACACCAAAAAGGAAACAATATACCAAATCCTGGGTACTCAAAGGCAACTACAATCAATTGAACGTCTGTGATTTCCAGAAGAAATCAGGAACGAGGAGAATTAATGCTAACTTCAGAAGCTAACAACTTGTAACTCGACAAACCCCCAATCTCAGCAcacccaaaaatattttaaatggtgAGGAAGATCAACAATATTAAATTTCTACTTAACAATGTACACATAAATCATTAAGTATGACTTTCGACCATTAAAAAAATGATATATCAGCACCCaaaatccttatatatatatatatatatatatatatatatatatatatatatatatatatgcgcacAGTGTAATTACCTCCTTCCCAATCTTTCCACTGATAGTCCCATCTTTAATGGAAGCTATGAGCTCCCCAAGTTCTTGAGGGGTAAGTTTAATCTCATTGATAGtcactttttcatttttcatatatgCAGCAATATCACACATAATCCAATTGGCAGCAAGCTTTACATCAGCACCAGCTGCAATTGTTGCATCAAAAAATTCTGCAGTCTGAAACATTCAATTATTAGTGGATTTTGAACATTTCAACAAAGAAATAATTGAAAAGGCTGGAAAAGAAACATGGTTTTGAAAGTTAACAGTTCAAGAATTTTAAGAGCAGGATGATGAAGGCATCTCATGCTTCAGGACATCCTTGAAAAAAAACTAAATTGGGAAATCCATGCATGCAAAACTTTACTTATTCAAGTTTCCACAAactccccccaccccccaccccggGGGTGGGGGGTGAAAGGGGGGAGGGGTTGGTCTCATTGGGCCATCGGAAGAGAAGGGGGAAGGGAGGTAGACATGTCCAGGGGCCGTACTGCTAAATGGCCTTACatatacataaaagtcaaataaTGCTTCCCGGTAGCTGCTTAAGGATTTAAAACAGCAAACTAAATCTCCGGAAGGAAGCAATTCATGCACAGGTTAAGCCCGTACTAAATAACATCAGCTTGATAGATTACAGCAATGGAGGGTCAACATGTCAATAAGGCCAGTATAATCAGAACCTGAAGATGAGCAGCACTTACATTCATGTCATTGGCGAGAAACAAGACATCTTGCATGCTTAGGCCCATGTTCTCGTACCTCCGACGCTTAGCTTCCGGAACTTCAGGCAATGACTCACGGATATTGTCCACATACTCCT comes from the Nicotiana tabacum cultivar K326 chromosome 14, ASM71507v2, whole genome shotgun sequence genome and includes:
- the LOC107768686 gene encoding uncharacterized protein LOC107768686 — protein: MDEVVEEVEKVKKEFEETYKQTQQHINSIKEYGKSTRLIAEEKSSLPRLNGVAQDGMNLLQSLQFKLDLLAPQLPLDDQVVKTQSLAQSWKTQIQSLRLSLRNANLQAKANMRKAAQEERELLLGGGEESTVRRRNLQTKAGMTSAAESITESLRRTRQLMVQEVERSASTLMTVDESTGVLTKAESEYKGHRSLLTRTRSLLSTMQRQDVLDRVILVVGFVIFSLAVLYVVSKRIGLLKLQRKLIQAVKAGTAGQVEIVPGVGREGANVAQVQMNPAPELNVPLEQAMHDEL
- the LOC107768687 gene encoding uncharacterized protein LOC107768687, with translation MADGKNSTRKVMVVADPTRESAAALQYALSHAVAENDMLILLHVGNPNAWRNLLGSIIKKPLPNSATSSFSSTSTSTTSLPSQSEEGRGIHNNPFGAFFKKSLASYASPPSSSMLSNVAEDGGVRGCGGKGYMDFLGTMKHACEVAQPKIKVCTETVEMDGNAKEKASIILAKAASLGIDVLVIGQRRSLSNVILR